The following is a genomic window from Corvus moneduloides isolate bCorMon1 chromosome 7, bCorMon1.pri, whole genome shotgun sequence.
TTGCCCAGGCATTTGAGAAAGGACTCACTATTCCTTCTGAATCTCCCACCTTCCTTCCAGGCTGCTGGGCAGAACACATGACCCACCTGCAAGCCCAAGAGCAGACTCACCAGGAGCTAAGCAGTGTTTGAGAGAGCTgggcaaaatttaaaattatcagAAGAGGGCTGAATTATCAGCAGAAACAAACCCATGTATTTCCCCAGTTATCAACAGAGCAATGTTGATTTATACCAGCTGCAGATGTGACCTAGATGACAACTCTCTGCTTCATCTCCTGTGCTGGGTGATGCTTGGAGCCCTTTTGCTGAAGTCTCATCACTCAGGATCCCTCACTGAGCTGGGCCCCACATGTTTACTGAAGACTGTACATTTTACCCTTGCATCCTCAGTGTGCTGAGCCTgtcccatggggtcacagcacGTCTCCCCTGAGCAGGTCACAACTGACATGCTGGCTTGTAATGGGAAGTGGCACTGTGCATCTGGgagcaacaaaaggaaaatgttgaaaaagtggctttttttccacatttcctgTCTATGGTGTGTAAAGTCAGTGTGCCAGAACACTGTCCAGAAAAGAGCTTCTTCTGCCCTCTCCATGCCAGCTTGTGCTGGGGGACTCAAAAAGGCTTCTAAAGCAGGTAAACTGGAAGTAGGGGAGTTCCCCAGTCTTAATCTTGCAGTTTTGGAGTATAAACACAGGACAAGCAAAgggttttcttcctcctctcatCTACCCCTTAACCACAGCCAGATCCATTTATAGTCTTGTGCAGCTCTTTCAGTCTGGTTGAAATAGTGGATTTTCAGAGACAGGgtatttcccttccctccagcattgCTGTAGGAGTCTGTCCCTGCTTGTTAGTGGAGAAATGTTATAGCCCTGCAAGTTGAGTCAACAGTCTTTACCCATTTGTGGAAAAAACACCCTTTTTCTTTTAGCCCTGGGATCCTCATCTCTCAGCCCTGGGTAATTTGGATTAGCTGTTACTCATGCAAACAGTGCCACTTTAGTTTAGTCTGATCTCATTTCCACCCAGAAAAGAGTTTGAGGGCCTCAGAAGTGTGATGAGAGCCTTCTACTCCCAAAGAGCTCTTTCTATCACCGCTATGTAAAGTCAAACatttgctttaacatcagagcaaCTGCAAGAGCAGAGTCCCAGTGTTCATGCAAGCCACAGCTATTATGGAAAAAGCCTTTCAGAAATACCCTTTCAGATGCTGAGCAGAAGTAAAACTATCAAGGTCACTTCCAGTTTGATCTTGGTGTGTGCTGCACATTCTTCATTTCTCTACACTCTGTCCAGGGCATTAGCATCCCTTTATAGGTGTGCTGCTTGCTTGGAACAATAAGTAGTTCTTCCAAAACCTGGTTGTGAGCTTGTCCCTGCCAGGTGAAGTTAATCATGTTAAGGAAAACTTATTTCATCTCTTAAGCCTTGTCTGAACGTACTTCAGGCAACAGCACTCGGTGGCTCAAGGATCTCAGCTGGCTCCTGGTGTCCCAGCACAGGTTAGGAGAGGAGTCACTGGGAGAGAGCTGGCACATTAATTAATGAGGCAAGAATGTGTTTTCAGGAACACagtgctttctctgctttcagaaaactTTCAATGAAGGTAAGGCACCTTCCTAGAAAACAAGCTGTGGTTTCAAAATGGTGTAGAAATCCCTGGGGGAGTTTTTCTGCCCTGCACCATGCAGAAGGTGAGATGGGATTATTACGGTGGTCCCGCTGGCCTCAACATCTGTGAAAGTTTGCTCCAGTTCCTTTGAATAGATAGTCTGCTTAGTAGGAGGtgacttacttttttttcctgttggcaTGTTATCAGAAGAGATCAGACTAGTTGTGTATTTATCTGGAATTACAGTTATGAATCTGCTTAATAAGGCAGTCATTAATATCTTGAGTGATTTATGGCCTAAGCCTGAAAGCCCTCTGAATCCCTTAACTCCACTGGGATTTCCTAAGGCAAGGTCATTGCAGAATTGCACTTCCTTGTGCTGCTGATACCCTGATGGTGTGGAATCAGCACCTTCCCAGTGCCACTTATTTGTTAGCATTTACAGAAAACATCACAAGCGGACTCAGAATAAATGCAATTTgtgtattattttcttattcacCTTATTTAACAGCTCCCAAAgtcctctcctgccttcccctgaTGGGGTACCTAGATGACATGGGAGGAGTTTTAGGAGGCAATTCTTCACTCTGGAACTTCTGCGGTTAAAATTCATTTAGCTCCAACAAAGAAGAGTAACAAGCTTTTATAGTCCCTGTGAAGTAGTTTTAACCTAGGGCTCAAAAGACAAAGACTGCTGTTGAATAGCAatatttatttagcattttagCATTTAAATCTTTCTCTATTTGGATGTGTCTTTCCTTTTGAACTGGAAGCATAAGTTCCTCTGTTTGCctgcaaaacacttttttttcatctcacaCTGAATCCCAGGAAAATCCTCAAATATTCTTGTAAATCTCAAAGACACTAAGGCATTAGccccccttcttccccatttagACCTTTGAAGGCTGGTGTGACTAGAATGATTTTGGAGTTATAGTTCAGAGtctgaataaaaaatgaagggaaGCATTTTGCAATACCGTAGCCTGTACAATAACTAATTACTTATAGATTTTAGGTCACATTTGAAAAAGACAAGTACTGAAATAAATGGATAATCATTTGGAGCTACCATTAACAGTTTGTTTAAGAACTTTGGGTTAAATTCAACTCTgtgtcacagcagagcagctgcctgcatCAGTGCATGGTCCAGCTTCATGCCAGCGCCTGTGAGAGCCAAACTGGCTCCTTTGCAGGATCAGAAACACTTGTAGTTTGGGCTTCTGCACTGCACTGGATGGTTGGTTGGGCCTTTGCTGGATCATGCTGGTGGGAAGAGTTAATCAAGTAAAACCTGACCAGTTCTGACACCAAGTGAGACAAAAAAAGCCTTACGGTTTTGAGGCCAGATGCTGCCCTCCACCATGATGTTCAACAGAAAAAACTAGGAAATGTGCTGGCAGATTTGTGGTGATTTGATCTAAAACATCAGAAGACTTCAGAAGAGAGGGATGAAAATACGATTATTGACCTATATATGATGCGATGAGTTTAAGCTTTAGATGTAGCCTGCATGTGTATTAAACTTGTTACCTGTCTGTAATATGCATGTAATGCAGAAAACGATTTATTGCATATTTTAATGCGATGTCTTTAACTCATTAATTACCTTTTTTATCTTTGCAGCTGGAATCATCAATAATTTTGCTAAGGAGGTGTGTTATGGGTGCACTCAGCATAAACTTCAGGCCTTGGAAACCTGTAGAACTGGCTTTTAGTTAGTAAATGTTTTGCTCTTCAGCATCTCTCCCTTCCCATGGGGCATGAGATAGGAAACCTCACTGCAGTTGAAGTGTGAATTTTGGAAAATCCTTCCAGCCACAGCACATATCCCACTGTGTCTGGCTGTTCCCCATTCCTTCAGAGATGACAGAAGGTTCAGTTTTCTccccaaaaggagaaaagtctCAGTTTGATGCCAGATAGCCTCTATGAAATGTTCGTCTCCTTGGAAAGGTAGTGTCAGATACATTGGAAATGGTGCTCTAGGGCTCCAGAAAAGATTTGTGTCCTCAAGGGTCTTTGCTAACTTACCTCATAAATACACGTGAGCTAGTGAGACAGAActacccaaaaaaccccagttctcCCCACCCGTTCCAAATCTCTTCAGAACACAAGGAATGATCAGGGATGGGAGCATCTGGAAATAACATCATTCCTAAGGGAAAGTGCtccattttaattaattgtatCCCTTTTATCCATGACAGTGTAATTGCATTTTGCTTAACTAAGTCTTTTTAATTGGTGCTGGGCATGAATGATAAGCAAAGCTGTACTACTCCTTGTTAGCTGTCACAGGCAGCTCTTTCAGGGCAGTGCAGGATAGTTGGGAGACTTCAAAGCTGGGGTGGAATAGCTGGAGCTGGGTatttgggagggagggggtgtGGCCCTGCAAGCCAACCTCCAAAACTCAGGGCTACCCCTTTCTGTAGatgcaaaaggattttttattGCTCACCAACCATCCCGTGGTGACTTGTAGCACTCTTCCTGCCCCAGTGGACCTTCCCTTAGACTGGAGAAGTGAACATGTGGAGCACGAATGCCCCCCAAACCTGCTGCATGGGGGTCGCAGTGCTGGGCTTCAGGCTCCAAATGCCACTGCTGGGACTTGTGTCCTGCCCCCACAGTGGTAAGGCTGGGGGTGAGCTGTACAGCTGTCCCTCCTCTGTCCCTCCAAGGGGACACCTCTGGTATGTTGGAAAAATCTGATGGTTTGCcttaaaaattgtgtttctaGCTATTAAAGAGTGGGGAGCAAAACCTGTACAAGTGTCCCAactgcccagcagcctctcaCAAAACATCAGGCGTAAGAGTCTGCATCACAAATACCTAAAAACATCTGTTCTTATTTTGTAAAATCCCTTTATTGGAGAACTGTTTGACCAGTGCTGCAGTTATCCAGGACTGAGACCACCATAGCCTGTCTCATTCCCTCAAACCAAGCACCCCACTCTCAGATTTTGGTCTTGCTGCGTGTGCTGTCAGCTGTTCAACAggataaaacacattttaatccTTCCCTATGGCACAGGGACATAACAGGGACCCTCTGGATGCATCACCAGGCCCTTGTGGCCACCACTGCCATTCCACTCCTAGCaacatagaatcatggaatgatttgagttggaaagaaccttaaagGTAGTCTAATTTCAATCTCCTGGGCAGGggagccctgtccaacctggccttgaacactttcagggatgaggcatccacagctgctctgggcaacctctggGCCAGTGCCCCACCACTGTCACAAGGAAGAATATTCTCCCTGATACataatctaaacctactctcttttagtttaaggctattcccccttgtcctatctcTACATGACCTtgtaaaaaatccctctccagctctcttgctggaaggtgctctaagagctgtctcttctccagactgaacagccccggctctctcagcctgttttcataggaagggtgctccagctctctgagcatCTTCGCAGCCCCCTCTGGCCTCACTCCAGCATGTCGCTATCCCTGCTGTGCCGGGGTCTCAGAGCTGGACGCAGTGCTCCAGGCGGGGTTTCACGAGAGCGGAGCAGAGAGGGATGCGCAGGATCCCCGGTTCTCCGAGGCACAAGGCAGCGCGGAGGCGcagccgcggggccgggccggtgCCGCGGGTCTCCCGCAGCGGCTTtgcggagcggcggcggcccTTGAGCTCCCCTTAGTGCCGGGAAGGAGCATTTGAGACAACCGGGCTCGGCGGCGGGGATGGGGAGGGGTGTCGGGAGGGGACCGGTGGGTCCTGGCGCGGTACCCGCGGCTCCTCCCGCAGGTCCCACCGCGCTCGTGGCATCCCGTCAGGATGTGTCCAGCGCTTGTCCTTGCAGGGAAACCTTTATTTGTTGAACGTAAACTGCATCAATCGCATGGGATCCAGGAAAGCCCAGTTCAATATTTTCTCCCTAATACATCTACAGGTGTGTGTgtctataattttatttatttatctattcaagcatttatttgtttatttatttgtttatttatttatatttaacaCCAATCGATAGCTTATTCATGCTTTGctacattttttatttgtcatGATTTTGCTTTACTGGagcatttaatttcaaaaggtATGAAAAGCTTAGCTTTATACACCAGATAAGTAAGGGATATTGCTCCTGGAGACAGGTTAGGAAATGCTGACAGAGAAGGCAAGGGACTTAGCTAAGGTCAAAACAAAGCGCTGTGCTAAACCAGGATAGTATGGCACCTAGATCCCGGGCACTTATTTTTGCGCTTCAATGTGTGATCAGCATACTTTCTGAagaatatttatatttgcatGCCAGAGTGATCATCTGATGATTTCTGAGCATCTGCTGTTTTGGGTGTATGCACTTCCCTGGGGGTTTTAAGCTCAGGTTCACAACTGTACTGTGATGAAGATGGACTagccagctcagctgcagtAAGTGCAGGTTTCTGCACACTGATCCTTACTGCACTAAGCTAATGTGGACCATCACCTCCCCTGTGGACTTAGAGGTCACACACGTGAGCTCCTGCAGATGAGCTGATGTCAGGTagctggaaaagctgtgaaCTGGCTCACATGCCTGAACTCCAATTGTTTTGTGACAGCTGGGATGTTTCAGGTTACCTGTAGGTCTTGCAACTGTTACTGATTTGTGAAAAATTCAACTTTCTTTGTCAATATTTTTATGACCTGGTAGAGAGGCACAAAAGCACAGCCTGATGAAAAGCTCCAcggagagcagaggcagcagcagctcccaggacagACTTGGTGTCCCATCAAGTGCACTCCACCCCAACATCCTCGTTGTGGTTGCAGTTGTGTGCACCCCAGTCACGCTTGCTACAGTCCGTAATTGTAATTTCACTCCCCTTGCAATTTACGTCATCGAGCCAAATTTGTCCGGTGCCTTtggaaaatcaaacaaacaaacaaacaaaaaactgttGGATGAGAGAAAGAGGagtatgcatttttttttttctaaagagagCCCTGTGGATAGTGGGCATGTGTTGGGTTGTGTGGATGGCTCGTTGGAAATCAAGTCTTTGGGCACAGGTCAAGCAGCACTTGACATGCTGCTGCCTCATCCCAAGAGGAACGAGCTGCCCTGCTGAGGAGATCACTTGCTGCTCGTGTGGGTGACCTTGCTGTGGTGTGTGTAAGCACCCGTGGCAGGCCTGGAGAGGTGTAAAGCTGTAGTGGACTCACCTGCTGAGGCTGTGAAGTAAGAGACCGCACGGTTGAATCCCAGCATTCGGCAGACTACGCCGGCCTCTCGGATGCTCCAGCCATCGTCACATATTGTTCCCCAGGACCCTTTGTGGAAGATTTCCACACGGCCCCTTCTGTCTCCTCCCACGAGTCGTACAAAATTACTGAGGCCAACTGAGAGttcagaggagaagaaaataactcTAAGGGTCATACAGGCATAAGGAAAGACATTGACAGACAGGAGCAGTGACCACCCAAACCAGAGGGATGTTCCCGCCTCCAGGGTGGGACCAGAGGTTACTGGTAGCTCAAATCCAAACAATTCAGGAGCTCCCCCTGTATTTGGAGACACCAGGCTGCAGCTCAGACCACAGGCTCCTCAGCTCTGTTAGCTGTGCTGTGTGAGTAGAGGGGGATTTTGGGCCTGATGTCAGGTAGCTTTGATACCAGAAGGCAAGTGAGAGAAGAAGTAAAAGTCCAGTACCTTCTCCTTTTTCACCTTTGCTCCCTTTTACTCCTTGGGAACCTGTTgcaaaatagaaaagcaaacatttgaCTGTTGCTTCTGGAAAAATCCAGTTATTATCTAGTTCTGAATGCTTGTATGAGTCAGAGATGTGCAGACTCCTCCCCTTGTAGAAAATGAACACCCTGAAGTGACTAAGGATATGTAAAAGAAACGTGGCAGGAAAAGTAGGATCTTCCTAATGTGTGACCCAAGAAAAGGGCCGCTTTAAAAAACCCATCTATTCATTCACTTGTGGGAAATGTATCTCATTTCCCTGTAAACTGACATCTTTGACAGACTTTGGGATCTCCAGGAGTAGGCATGGTATCTCCCAAAGTACTTCCAGGAAGACCTACATCCAGGGATTTGCTCtccagggagagaagaaaggtgCTCTCAACAGTCCTCCACATTTCTGTGGAGTATCTTGGTCTTGAGGGTAAGGGTGTTTGAAAAAACCCAATGAGTTCTTTTGTCCAAAGCTACCTCCAGATGCAAAGCTCCAGAGGAGGAGTGCATGGAGGAGCCCCACATAGAATCTAGTTTATTTCTGAGGATTCCTGTACTATCCTGTGTGAACaattgaaagaaaatagcaTCTGGAGCACAGTTTGCTTCCCATGGGCTGTTGTAACAACtgttagggggtttttttgctacaGGTCTTATGATTTTTTGAAACACCCTGTGATTGGAAGGGAGAGGAGTCAAGGATGGAGAGTAGCTGTAGTGTTGGACCTTTTGAACAGTTTTTGTGTCCTACAGTTAGCAAGGCATAATTAAATGGCCTCACTGTTAGGTGTTTCCAACAGCTTCACTATTCCATGTTCCTCAGTGCTGTGTTTACATGGGATTTATCCAAGTGACATGGTGTGCTACAAGATGTCTCTgagcaaagcagagaggagtGTGGGTTGTTCCAGTTTTCTGTGAAATAGGGGATTTGAGAAAATCTAATGCATCTGTTTTCTTGCATGTCTTTTAGCACACCTCCCAGGGTGTACACGTGACACCCTGTGCATTCCTCTGCTGGGAAGGCTGATCTGTCTGTTGAGTTCCTGCAAATGAGCTCTGCAAACACGCCCCAGAGTTGCTTGTGCCAGTCTGTGATCTACGGTCCCAAATCCAAATGCACCATCAGCTCCACAGACCCTGTGGCAAAGAGCCTTACCAGGATATCCGCTCTCTCCCTTGGCTCCTTTCAGTCCTGGTTCTCCTTTCAGACCCTTAGTGCCGTAATCACCCTTGCTTCCTTTTTGACCAACTGGGCCTGGGGTACCTGGGTGGAAAGCAAAAAAGTCATTGCCTTTGTCCCTTCCCAAGGAAAGGGCATGACAAACATTTCACATTCATGCAGAACAGTGGAATGTGGCACCTAAAGTGCTTTGCATCATCAGAATAAATCATGCTATAAGGGTTTACCTGGTGGGCCCTGGTCTCCCTTTGCTCCCTTTTGCCCTGGAGGTCCTAAGAtcatacaaacaaacaaacatttaCAAGAGTGATCTTTATACATTAATAAAAGCTTATACAAATTAGTATTTATGATGGATTTTAACTCATCTAGTTTAGGTGTCTACACTATAAACATCTATTTCTGAATCAGGTGTCTTATTTCACATCATACTCAGTGCAGAccatgtcaaaaaaaaaaatacaggcagtGGAGAAACATCTTCTCCTGAAGTTCATCTTAAACTGCTGCTTTGTTTGTGAGTTTTCAATTGATACAAAAATTCAGGCACCATCACCCCCTCATGCATATTACAGATGGTAGAAACAACTCTCTGGTGAGTAGtcagcccacagcagcctgcCAGAGTGCCAGGAGTGCCATGGCATCCTGGGATGCATTGGAGCTCCAAGAAGAGGACTCAAGAGATCTTCTCTTGGTGTTGTAGTTCCCTTTCCAGTGTCTGCATGATGTGTGCTGTTGACCCAAAACCTGTTTTATTCTACTTTACCTGCTATTCCTTGTTCTCCCTGATCACCTTTGAGTCCAGAAATGCCTTGTAttcctaaaatgaaaaataaatcagtaagGGTGAAGCCATCACACAAAGTGGGGCCAGAGTAGAAGATCAATGAGTTACAAGTTTGAGCAGTGCTGTACCTGGGCTACCTCTGGGGCCCTGGtcccccttctcccctttctgACCAGGTCTGCCATCGAGGCCAGGACTTCCAGGAGGTCCACGTTGTCCAGCTGCACCTTGAGGTTGAGTGAAAGCAGCACACATGAAATGTAACACAACACatgaaggagataaaaagaCAGCTTGATCACCAGCCCTTGTACTCTGAGTTGAACTTACGAAGGCCAAATTGGGTCTCTCTGAATTGCAATCCTCCCCTGGCAGTGCTAACCTTAGCAATGCAGTGAGGAATGATCTGGAGTGAAAGGCTGCATGGACGCAGGTCCTGGCCGATTGCCAGCCTTGAAACGCACAAGTGCTCTCCTCAAAGAGCAACAATTTCTGCCCTTGTGCGCGCACACGCGTCAGGAAGGAGGACATGGCCCTTCTTTCCCTCTCAGTCTCCTGCACAGTGAGTGGGGCCCAGATGAGACAGCCAAGGCTGCTGGATGAGATTCGATGACATTGAAATGTTGGCATGATTTCTTCATCTAATCCTCATCTTCTCTCACCCATGCTGGGATCTAGACCGGCTGTAGTTTTCCTTGTCATGAAACACCATATAAAAGATATCAGTCTGATGTCTCTACAAGAAATTGCACCTTCTGTACTGCTTACCTTCCTCTCCTTTCGGCCCAGGAGGTCCAGGCTTCCCTGGGCTACCTGTAATGATATCCTGGCATCAGTGCTAACGAGGCTTAGCCCAGCCCCTCAGCTGGGGCAGCCCTGCACCCTTGTCACACTGTGTCCTCTGCACTTACCATCGTGAGCTGGCAGTCCTGGGACTCCATGCTGTCCCTGAGGACCCACAGGTCCCTGGGGCCCAGGGTCTCCCTTCTTGCCCATGTCACCTTTCTGTCCTTGGGGACCTATCAAACAGCATAGCACACATCTATAAATTCAAAAAAACAGATTTGTTgtctctgcagcctgtggagcaCCTCTGTCCGGCCACAGCAGTAGCAAGGTTTGGCCTCACACCAGCACTTACCACTCGGTGACATTCCCATAAAGCTGTAGGAGGACAGAGCTGGTCTGTCTGATCCACCTCTGGCTCCGTCAGCCTCTCTGGCCAGATGTTTGGCTGGCCTGCTGTTACAGGCTTGTAGTGGTGCCATGACGCCTCTCCAATCTATTCCCCAAACTATCCCTACTACTGGAATGTTTCTCCTCTAGTTAAATATCCCTTACCCCAGTCTGAACGCTTCCCTGCTCCTAGCCACAGTGGAGATAGAAGGCAGCATATTCCACTCCTGTGCTTCCAGAGAGTTCTCTCATCTcccctttattttctcttctccgAACAGGTGATCAGCATGCTCCAAATGAGCTGAATTGCTCAAAAGTGCCTCATTTGAAGACCTATATCTCCTCCATCTTTCTGCTCTAGAATTATCCCAAAGTCCTTGCCTTTTGGTATTCCTCCTACAATCACTTCTCTTCTGGAGCATCTTGTGCTAATGAGAGCATTGGGGCATCCAGAATCTGATGGAAGATCTGAGGAAGCTCTTATCAACCTGCCCAGCTgtcctccctgctctgcaccacaCACAtcatctgctttcttttcctctcctgttttcagcctgtgtGAGACCACTGAGTAACAGCTATCCATAATGCATGTCACATGGGAGAAACATGTTGCATAACTCTTCTACTTCAGGTGTATAAAGCCAGGCTTATGTAAGATATAAAGCTCTCAGAAAGAGGTTCCACTGAAATGAGGACTAACATCCACATGCTTGTGCATATAAATTGTATTGTATTATTTTATACCATGAAAATCCTACTGTAAACATCACTGCTTTAATCTAGGATAAGCTGATAATTGAATATCTGTGGCTTTCATTAGACAAGGTCACTCTGTAAAGAGACTTCCATGGTGCAGAGTCAACATTTTACATggccccttctccctgccctcctttGGGAGATTTGCTGAAGCATGACATGAAATTAAACCCCTGCAGATCAGGTCAAGTGTCCTGTTTATCCAGCTCCCTCACTGACTGGCAAGCCACGCTCAGGGCTGCTTGGATTTTTATGAATACTGACCTATGAAGACTTCTTCTGGTGTTTTATCTAGAATgggtttaaaaagaaatatgtgtgagaacattaaaaatgttgAGATAGTGAAGAAGTCTTACCTGCAAGCCCtatctctcctttttctcctttcgCTCCTGGATCACCACTTGGGCCAGTAGGACCAGGAGCTCCTTTGCTCCCCTTCTCACCCTGGGGTCCATGTATGCCTGCAAGGACAACACCATTTTTCTGAGGCTTCATGGGGTGCCATGTCTAGTGaatgccagcagcaggacacccACCACAGCTGCGAGCATGAGCCAAACTCCACTCTCTGTGCACTTGAGAGTGGTGCTGGTAACAGTGGCAAATTGGCCCACTGTGGCTGTTGCAcattgacttttaaaataagattttttccagctaagtttttcttttgctcacaTTAGCTCTACATAGGCTTATTTCCTTCAACTCCAATGACATTCTTACTCACACCTTGGCTGAGGACATGATTGCTCATAAAATCATCCATAAAGCCACTTTATGTTCATACACAGAAGTAATTCAGGTGTCAGAAAAGCCTTACCTTGGTCTCCCTTTGTCCCTGGTGGTCCCTGTAACCCTGGGatggaaaatatatatatcaGCTGACACACATCATCTATCCACAGTAATGGCTAAGAAGAAGAGATGAATTTTTTAATCATCCTTTGCTCACACGATTTCAGTCACCAGTGAGGCCAATCTTCAGCTGGCAGGGACCAGCACAACCACTTGAGTAAAGTCCTTGGAGCTCAGCTGAgtgctcagctgggcaggggccAGCTTGTGTTCTTGCCAGCCTCAGCTCATGGGGACCATTGGGGAGATCTTCCATGAAAATGCACTGAACTATTGGGCTCTGATGTGTAATAACATTGCTTGGCAGGAGGTGCTGTTTCGTAAGTGTCGTAAGTGCAGCCAGGAAGAtatgaaaacacaatttttaatttatttttttccttcagaaaatctCATCATTGTAGCCAAGAAGTAGGGATGGATGAGTTACAGACCTAACCTAACAAGGGTTGCATCTTAGGTCAtcatcacaggatcacagaaacTGTTTCCTGGTCCAGCCTCTGCTCAGAGGGGAGCCAGCACTAGACCAGGACTTGCTGCATCCTCACAGTCTGGAGATATTTACCTCCTAAGGAGGGTGTAGTTCTACCCAAACCCCCAGGTACCCAGGGCAGCAGCTTGGGCATGGCTGTGGAGGGCAGAGCTTGCACTCAGCCATTCCTGAGTCTGTGCCAATGTTTTCCTAGGGACCTCTGTGGGAGCATTCGGGCTAGCCAAGGCTCCTGGAGGATCAGTGAAAAGGTACAGCAGGTCTTCTCATGGCCAGAGCATTGGGTGTCTGCACACTGGGTAGGGTCTTGGTCTGGGGactgaaatcccaaatcctcacTTAAGGTCTCttagatgaaaaaaagaaaaagaggaaaagaagagaagttGTGGCTCATTTACCAACATACCTGGTGGACCAGGATCTCCTTTGCGTCCAGGAGGCCCTGAAATAGATATTTAATGCATATTTTTCAGTAGTCAGCAGCCAGT
Proteins encoded in this region:
- the MARCO gene encoding macrophage receptor MARCO isoform X2, whose product is MTFKDKYGEDGNTSDMNTFSVSEKIGFASASTTTFQISEPQSHKKASTCCVRTALSIYLLLLTAGQGLLMYKVFKMQREILKLQEQNASYTEEILKSSFGNYLALARSSTEKSFLMRHEENWRRSLEEQITIIKSNNANLMMRMNNITVVAGPPGRKGDPGPPGLQGPPGTKGDQGIHGPQGEKGSKGAPGPTGPSGDPGAKGEKGEIGLAGPQGQKGDMGKKGDPGPQGPVGPQGQHGVPGLPAHDGSPGKPGPPGPKGEEGAAGQRGPPGSPGLDGRPGQKGEKGDQGPRGSPGIQGISGLKGDQGEQGIAGPPGQKGAKGDQGPPGTPGPVGQKGSKGDYGTKGLKGEPGLKGAKGESGYPGSQGVKGSKGEKGEVGLSNFVRLVGGDRRGRVEIFHKGSWGTICDDGWSIREAGVVCRMLGFNRAVSYFTASAGTGQIWLDDVNCKGSEITITDCSKRDWGAHNCNHNEDVGVECT
- the MARCO gene encoding macrophage receptor MARCO isoform X1, with product MAKQSGEDTAAPGMSTELQPRTKPCDSDCLAPRGGQDVVVAAWMRTALPSSYRRLLPVGLEPQSHKKASTCCVRTALSIYLLLLTAGQGLLMYKVFKMQREILKLQEQNASYTEEILKSSFGNYLALARSSTEKSFLMRHEENWRRSLEEQITIIKSNNANLMMRMNNITVVAGPPGRKGDPGPPGLQGPPGTKGDQGIHGPQGEKGSKGAPGPTGPSGDPGAKGEKGEIGLAGPQGQKGDMGKKGDPGPQGPVGPQGQHGVPGLPAHDGSPGKPGPPGPKGEEGAAGQRGPPGSPGLDGRPGQKGEKGDQGPRGSPGIQGISGLKGDQGEQGIAGPPGQKGAKGDQGPPGTPGPVGQKGSKGDYGTKGLKGEPGLKGAKGESGYPGSQGVKGSKGEKGEVGLSNFVRLVGGDRRGRVEIFHKGSWGTICDDGWSIREAGVVCRMLGFNRAVSYFTASAGTGQIWLDDVNCKGSEITITDCSKRDWGAHNCNHNEDVGVECT